CGCAAACCCGCCGCATACACCGGCCACGAGTAGCACTTGTCCGCATCCGGGCGCAGCTGCACCTCGACGACGATCCCCAGCACCGGCGTCCCCTCGTAGAGCAGCACCACCAAGTCGGCCCGGTACTCGGCGGGTTGGACGTCCGTTAGTTCGGCCGGCTCGATGCGCGCCTCGCTATAGACCGGCGGTGCGACGTGCAACGCATCGCGTAGCAGTTCGGGCGCCAGCTCCGGACGATTGCGGAACAGCAGGAGCAACGCTTCGTGCAGCTGCGAGGGCATACGTTGAGCCTACCCGGCCGGCGCTCAGAAGGCCAGAACACGGGCTGAGGTAGCGAACGATCGACACGCTGGCCTGGTACTTGTCCATGCACAGCGCGCCCACCTTCAGCGAGTACGTCGGGCAGGTCACGTAGCTGTCCCCGGCCACCCGGCGCCGGCCGGTGAGACCAGCAAGTCCATTACGCTAGCGCGAATTATCGCCGTCTTCAGCAATGCTTTCATGTGCTACTCTCCTTTCACGACAGCCTCACAGCCTGTGAAACACTGCCGGGGTGGAGCAATGCTCCAGCCCTCGGAGGCAGCGAGTTCGTCGCAGGAGTCAGCACCGAGCACTGGCGGCGGGCCGGGCATCGGCGCATCGAGGCGAGCGGTGACTGCGGCGCTCTGCGCGTTCCCGGCGCGCCTTACGGCCGCGATTCGGGTGCGGAAATCGCGCTTCGGACGCTCCAACTCGAAGCCCGCGTCAGCGGCGCGCGTCGCGGCTGTGGAGTGGACCGGTCCGGCCGAGGATCGATTCGTCCGCGGTAAGCAGCGTCGCGTCCAAGGAGAGCGCGGTGGCAACGATCAGCCGATCAGCTGGATCACCGTGAAAGTCAGGCAATTGCGCGGCGGCAATGCCGATGGCTCCACTGATCACGATCTCACGAATGCCTTGCTCGATCACAGCGCGGCGCATCGCCGTCAGCGAAAGATCGAGCTGCAGGCGTCGTTTTCCGGCGAGCATCGCCGCTTCCCAGAATGAAATCGCCGACACCACCAACTGAGGGCGGCGTCCGCGAGCCGCGTTGCCCGCCGTCCCAGGTGCGGGTTGTCTTCTGCAAACCAGATCAGAACGTGCGTGTCGAGAAGGATAATGAGCGCGCGGCGTTCCAAGAGATGCCGAGAGGCCCCACGATGTCCCGTCGCGCCCGGACGCGGCCTTTCAGGAAGCCGCGCAGCGTCTTCGGTTTCTTGCCAATGGCGACCAACTGCGCCATCGGCTTTCCGCGCTTGGTAACAACGATAGGGTCGCCGGTCGCGGCGACCTCTTCCATCGCCTGGAGGCAGTGCGCCTTGAACGCTGCGGCGGTCATCATCCGGGGCATCGAGAATCCCTCATGACCATGATGGTGACCACTATACGCAGCCACCCGGCGAGCGGTCAACTTGCCGCGGCCTCGACATCCAGGGCAGGGCAGGCTCGATGGATAGCGGAAATGACAACGCCGAAAACCGCTACCACGCACCCGAAGGCGCAGCGAGCGGCGCTGCTCGCTGGCCTTCGGGGGTAGAGCGCAACGGCGTGTGGAAAATCAGTACCCCTGCGCCGCCGCGGCGCGGATGGGCTTGACGGCGTCGGCCGCCGGCAGCACGGCTTCCACCGCCGCCAGCCGCGCCTTCAGCGCGCCGATTTCGTCCAGCTGCGCTCGAAGCTGCGCGTTCTCAGCCCGGACGCTGCGCAGGTCGTCGTTTTGCTGGCGCAGCTCGGCGATGTACTGCAGCTGCCGATCGAGAGTTTGCTGCTGCTGCGCCACCTCCACCAGCAGCGCCTCCTGGGTGTGATGCTGCTTCTGCAGCTCGTTAAGCAGGAGCACGCTGAGGAGGTGATAGCGGACGGTGACGGGCTTGCCGTCGCTATCGAGATCGGCCAGTTCCGGAAACACCCGGGCGACTTCCTCGGCGATCAGGCCGTACTGCAGGCTCTGGTCGCCGGTGTACTCTTTCTTGTAGTGAAAGCTGACCGGCCGCAGTTGCAGCACCTTGCTGCCCACACCGCCGATGGAGCGAATGTCGGTCTTAAACCGCTGCGAGGACGAGATGGTGCCGAGTTGGCCCAAGCTGTTCACGTAGACGGCGCGGGTACTCACCGTGGGGCTGTAGATGCCGCCGATGTACGTGGCGGTGTGCCCGCTGCTGCCGATGCGGATGGTGTTGGACTCCGACGCGCTCCCGGCGCCGGCGTCGATGTAGATGTTGTTCGATCCGCTCACCAGTCCGTTGCCGGAGGTGCGCCCAAGGGCGAGGTTTGCGTATCCCGTGGTTACGTCATCCAGCGCCTCGTGGCCGAGGGCGGTGTTCTCATAGCCTGCGGTGGAGGAACGGAGCGCAAACCTGCCTACTCCCGTATTGGAGCTACCGTCGCTGTAGGCTAGCGCCGCAACACCCACCGCTGTGTTGTTGTCGCCTCCGGCGTTTAGGAGCGCATCGTAGCCGAGGGCCGTGTTGCTCTGTCCCGTCGTGTTGCCCTGGAGCGCGTTGCTGCCCACCGCCGTGTTGAGGTCGCCGGTGGTGTTCTGCCAAAGCGCGCTGCTGCCAACCGCGGTGTTGCCAAAGCCGGTCGTGTTATTGCGAAGCCCCCAAGCCCCCAGCGCCGTGTTGGTGTCGGCGGTATTCGCAAAGAGCGCTCCGTCCCCTACCGCCGTGTTGCTACCGCCGCTGGTGTTGGCTTTTAGCGCCTCGTTGCCCACCGCCGTGTTACTCCCTCCGTCGGTGTTCGCTTTGAGGGCAAAGGCCCCCAGCGCCGTGTTCCCGTCGCCGCTGGTGGTGTATCGTAGCGCCTCGCTGCCCACCGCGGTGTTGATCGTCGAGGCGCCGTTGCTTTGCCGCAGGGCACTGTAGCCGATGGCGGTATTGTCACTTGCCGTGGGGTTCGAGAAGAGCGCCCAGGCACCTAGCGCCGTGTTACGAGAGCCCGACACGTTGCTCGCCAGTGTGCTGTGCCCGACTGCCGTGTTTGAATCGCCGGTCTGGTGGTAGTAGAGCGCGCTGTTGCCAGCCCCCGTGTTGTAATTGCCGGTGGTGTTCCTATTCAGCGCCTGATCACCCACGGCCATGTTGTTAGCGCCAGTGGTGTTTGAGGAGAGCGTGCCAGGCCCCACCGCGATATTGTTGACACCGCTCTCGAAATTGATGTCGGTATTCTGAATCGTGCCGGGCCCGGCGGAGCTCAGGACCACCTCCAACTGCGGCGCTTGACTGGTCGAGGTGCTCTCTTTGCTGTCGAAGGTTGCGGTGAGCCCCGACTGCGCCACCAGCGCTAGGCCGTAGTTGCTCGCCGGCGTGTCGCACCAATCCTGCACCGCGCCGGTCACATCGAGCACCAGGAAGTCGGTCTTGTTCCCGACGCCCACGTGGACAGTGGAGATATCCGGCGACACGGCCAGCGTCGGCACCACACTGGCCTTGATGGTGGACTCCGCCCACGCCGACGTCACTCGGTACACGTCGAAGTCGCCCCCGGTGGCAGTGGGCAGCACCGTCTTCAGGAACAGCCTCAGCTTCGCCTGGTTGACGAGGCCGCTGCAAGGGCTGGGCAACGTCGACAGGTCGAATTGCATGTAAGCAATTTTGGTCGTGGTGACGGTTGACGCCACCTCCAAGGATGTCGCCGTGCCCTTGTTTGTAGTCGGCATGGTCGACACCGTGAACGCATCTCCCGCCGCCGGGGCGGTCAGCGCCCGGGCACCGCCGGGCAGCGCCAGCATTCCCACCAGCGCCGCCGCCGCCACCCGGGTTTCCAGTCTCTGAATCAGTCGCTTCATCTTCGTCGTCCCCTTTCGGTTCCGTGAGCCTTCGCCCACGGGTTGATCAAACCTCGCCCACTCGTGTTACTGGTTAGCCGTTCGGTCATCAGTACCCCTGCGCCGCCGCGGCGCGGATGGGCCTGACGGCGTCGGCCGCCGGCAGCACGGCTTCCACGGCTGCCAGCCGCGCCTTCAGCGCGCCGATTTCGTCCAGCTGCGCGCGTTGCTGCGCGCCGCGGTGGAGCTGGCAGGACTGCGTGTGAAGCATTGCCATTGGTTCTATCTTCAGGTGCCCTGCCGCTCACCGCTCGGATTGAGCTGCCGTCACCACGGACATGAGCTCAAGGAAAGATTCTGCGTCGGCGGGCTCGCCGGGATGATGTATCCGGGATACGGAATCGAGTACTCGTCGCGATACACGAGGGTGTTCACACCGGACGCCTTGGCTGACAGCTTGCCGTTGATTGTAAGCTTCTTGTGTGCCGTCAGGCTGTTGCCGCCGCCCGTCGTGCCGTCCGTAGACACTGTGCCCTTGGTATCAACGGTGACGTTGCACGCCTCGATGTTGACTTGACCCCCTGTGCTGCTTGTGCCCGAGCCTTTGGCGCTGACGCTCTTTTGGATCAGTACGGACCCAAGCGTTGCACCTAAAGGCGTCCCTGATCTGAGCGTCACCTCGCCCGCAGAATTCCCATTTGCCGAGACCGAGCTATCGACGGTGGTGATGATGCCGATTGCGGTCACGTAGATCGCTCCGCCTCCCCTGACTCCGTTTGCCAGCAGCTTGCCTGCGAGCGTCACCCCGCTGTAAGGTGAAATCAGTTCAATCCCGCCCCCGTCGCTGTCGCTGCCCGAGCCAGAGGCGTCAATGACGGCCGTCTTGTTGACGTTGAAGTTAGTCTCGCACGTCACTTCAACCGATCCACCTACTCCTCGCTCGCCCTTGTTGAGCGACCCCTTGGCGTTGATGTCCCCGCTGATGTCGCAGGGCCCTGAACGCACCAATATCTCTACCCTCCCCGCCTGGTAACCTGCCGTGTTCGATTCCAGAAGCCCTTTGCTTCCCAAAACAAACCCCCCGGAATGGACATCGATGCCGATGGCGCCAGAGATCTCATATATGCTGCGGGACTGCAGCTTTCCGCCGATCTCCAGCGGCCCGGCTGTCATTACGGCAAGGTCACCTTCTATCCCGTCGTTCTGTATCGTGTTCTGATCGAGCTGCACCTGAACGCATATCTCGCCAGCGGGGCACCCGGCGTCGCTGGTGCACGAGGTGCCCTGGCTCACCGTGCAGTGTCCGGAAGGAACGCAGACTTCTCCCGTACCGAAGTCCGGGCAGTAATTGTCTCCCAAACACTTCTCATCGGTGTTGATGGAGCACCATCCGTAAGCGTTGATGCTAACGCTTCCTGCCAAGTTGGTCTTGTCGCTACCCGCAACGATCTTGGCGTCCTTGGACAGGATGATATCGCCGGCGCAGTCGAGTTCGACTTGGCCTCCCGCCCCGCCGTAAACGTCGCCCGTTGCTAGGTCGGTGACCTTGCTGCTGTCGGCGCTGATGGCGGCGCCCAGGGTGCAGTCGGCATCGCTAACGATCTCTACTTCGCCTCCACCGTCGCCCTTGGACTGAACGTTGATCTTCGCTCCCTTGGCCGCGGCGAACGGGTTTCTGACCGTGGAGTAGTCGTAGATCCACGCCGTCGTCGCGTCGAGTGTGATCGTACCGCCGCGTCCACTCGCTGCGGGGTTCGCCGCTCCCTTGGCTTCGACCACGCTGGACTCGCCAAGGTCAATGCCTTCGCAGAGGACATCCACCGTACCGCCCTGACCGCCCAGGCCAGTCGAGGAATCTTTCTCCCCATTGGCAATGATCTTGCCGTTGATGATGCAACTCCCCAAGTCGGATGTGACTATCATGGGCGCCCCCGGATGGCCCTTGGCGATGCCGGTGACCACCGTTCCTTTGCGAAGCGTGATATTATCCTCGCCGCGGATCAAGATGGCGGGGTCCACCAAGGCCCCCTGGTAGCCGTCGACTTGAATCTTCACGGTACCCGTCGAAGCCGTGTCAACGGTGCCGCGAATAGCATAGATTTTGACTTGGCCGTATTGCGCGGTCTTTCCGCTGCCGGCGATAACCGTGGCTCCGTCTCTCAGATCAACCATTTGTTCGCAGTCGATGATGACCATGCCGCCATCACCGCCGCTGGGCCCATAAATGGGGTCGTTGCGCACCTTGCCGTCGGCCTCGATATTGGCTGCCAAGGTGCAGGTGTGATCGGTCCGGATATGAACGTACCCGCCCGTTTGGCCCGAAGCGCCTTCCGCTCTGATCTTGGCGCCCTTCGCCGCAGTGATGTCAGCCGTTAGAGACAGAAGGTTGCGCGCGTACAGATCAACTACTCCTCCTGGACCGTCCGCGCCGTTGGCTTCAATGATGCTCGACGCGCTCAGGCTGATGCCGAGGTCACAGTCAACCGTTACGCCGCCCCCGTCGCCTCCTCCCAAGATATAATCGATAGTGGCATTGGCTTGGATCTTCCCGCTCAACGAGCACGCGCCTGTGCTCTCGATCGTGATGCTGCCGGCATCTGTGCCCTTCCCCGGGGCCGTGAGAGCGGAACCCTGGTAGAGCGTCACCGCTCCGGCGTTCGTGATCGAGAACGATGCCCCGTTATCGGCGGTCAGCGCTGCAGTGGAGGATAGCTGCAACGCCCGCCCGCCCAGGTTGAACGTGGTCGCGTCGCTCACCAAGAACTTGCCGGTGACGACACAGGGATTTGGGGTGCCGGGGCAGAGGTCGTTCAAGGTGGACGCGTAAGGCGTGGCGGCGCGGGCGCCGCCGGGGACGGCGAGCCCCATCGCCACAAGCAGTGCCACAGCGTGCCCTCGAAGTTGCCGGGGCGCGGTCTTTTGAATCCCTTTGATAAGGTGTTTACTACTCACTCGATTAGCCATCTGCTTTCTCCTTTTCTGGTCCAAGGTTCTCAGTTCGCGGCTCTCGCCACGGGTCTCCGCAAGCTCTTCGCTACGCGCACGCCGAGCAGCCGGAATCCACAGCCTGCGTGCCCTCATCTCACGGCGGCCCCCGTCCGTCATGACCCAAATGGGGTACGTCGCACAAAATTCTCGCGCCCCGGCAGCGGGCCAGCAGGCGTATGAGGGTGGCTTGGCGGCGGGTGCCGGTCTTGCCGAAAATGTCTTTGAGCTGGCGGCGCACGGTGTGCACCGACACGGCGAGCTGCGCGGCGGCCTCGGGCAACGACTGCCCCAGGGCGAGCAGCGCCGCCAGCCGTGCCTCGGCGGGGGTGAGGCCCCAGAGCTGTTGCAGGGCGCCGGCTGCCAACGGTTCGTGCCCCTGGGCGTCGTGGATGAAAAGCATGGTCGCCGGGTCGCGGGTGGTAGGCGAGCTGCTGTTGTCGGCCAAGGTCTCCACCAGCACTTCGAGCGGCGCCGCGCTGTGCGGAGGCGAGACTTGCATCGCCACTTGGCCCGCGTTCTTCGCCCCCCGTCGCTTGCGCGCAGCGCGCAGCAGGCGCGCGATACCCTCGGCGTCGCACACGGCGCTCTCGTCCGTACAAGCGCGCAACAGCGTGCGCCCCCTGCCTGTCATCACGATCGGACGACAGGCGCCGTCGGCGATGATGATGCCGGCCGGACAGCGCTCGAGCGCCTGCTGCAAGGCGTCGCGCTCGCGGCGCAGATCGGCGAGCTGGTTGGCGATCAGCACCGCGCGTTGGAGGTGGGGCATGAGGCGGCAAATCGCGGCGGCGTGGTCGTCTCCGAGCCTGCCGCCCCCGCAGCGGCTGAACAGATGCAACATCGAGGTAACCCCGTCGTCGTCCCGCGCGATCAGCGCAGTGATCGCCGGGGCGCACAGCTGCTGCGACCGCAGCCAACGTGCCTCGAAGTCCGCCTGAAGCGTCCCCTCCCCGGGCATGCCGGCTCGGCTGAAACGCACCGCTCCCGGCGCCAGCTCGCTCGCGTCCGCGAGCAGCGAGTTCCTCGCCCACTGGCTCTCGCGGTAGCTGCGTTGGAACTCGGCATCGACACCGGCGTAGAGCACGGTGCCGGGATCACCGCACCCCGCTGCCCGCAGTGCGAGAATCACAGCCGCCTGCGCCGCCGCGGCGGACAGCAGGCGGAGAAATTCGCCCCAATGCTCGGCGCCAGCGGCGGCGTCGTAGAGCGCCGTGAGGAGGTCGATTTCCTCCGATCCGGGTTCCCAAAGCTGATCTGCTATTGCCGTTGTTGCCATCGCTGTCACGTCCCCGCGGATAC
The window above is part of the Deltaproteobacteria bacterium genome. Proteins encoded here:
- a CDS encoding type II toxin-antitoxin system VapC family toxin is translated as MVVSAISFWEAAMLAGKRRLQLDLSLTAMRRAVIEQGIREIVISGAIGIAAAQLPDFHGDPADRLIVATALSLDATLLTADESILGRTGPLHSRDARR
- a CDS encoding type II toxin-antitoxin system prevent-host-death family antitoxin, coding for MPRMMTAAAFKAHCLQAMEEVAATGDPIVVTKRGKPMAQLVAIGKKPKTLRGFLKGRVRARRDIVGPLGISWNAARSLSFSTRTF
- a CDS encoding DNRLRE domain-containing protein, coding for MKRLIQRLETRVAAAALVGMLALPGGARALTAPAAGDAFTVSTMPTTNKGTATSLEVASTVTTTKIAYMQFDLSTLPSPCSGLVNQAKLRLFLKTVLPTATGGDFDVYRVTSAWAESTIKASVVPTLAVSPDISTVHVGVGNKTDFLVLDVTGAVQDWCDTPASNYGLALVAQSGLTATFDSKESTSTSQAPQLEVVLSSAGPGTIQNTDINFESGVNNIAVGPGTLSSNTTGANNMAVGDQALNRNTTGNYNTGAGNSALYYHQTGDSNTAVGHSTLASNVSGSRNTALGAWALFSNPTASDNTAIGYSALRQSNGASTINTAVGSEALRYTTSGDGNTALGAFALKANTDGGSNTAVGNEALKANTSGGSNTAVGDGALFANTADTNTALGAWGLRNNTTGFGNTAVGSSALWQNTTGDLNTAVGSNALQGNTTGQSNTALGYDALLNAGGDNNTAVGVAALAYSDGSSNTGVGRFALRSSTAGYENTALGHEALDDVTTGYANLALGRTSGNGLVSGSNNIYIDAGAGSASESNTIRIGSSGHTATYIGGIYSPTVSTRAVYVNSLGQLGTISSSQRFKTDIRSIGGVGSKVLQLRPVSFHYKKEYTGDQSLQYGLIAEEVARVFPELADLDSDGKPVTVRYHLLSVLLLNELQKQHHTQEALLVEVAQQQQTLDRQLQYIAELRQQNDDLRSVRAENAQLRAQLDEIGALKARLAAVEAVLPAADAVKPIRAAAAQGY